The following coding sequences lie in one Oceanicola sp. 502str15 genomic window:
- a CDS encoding OmpA family protein: protein MRKLLGGAVLVGGVLALGLYAGARPAHSIEDRVGEQAAAAVQGAVHGLAAEVRGRDIVLTGMADGEAEHGRVMAALDAVPGRRVVRSEAEILPLADPYRLHGARGPGGPVWEGNVPSEAARAALSEEIGAEAAGGLTLAAGSPAGWGDAAMVAAQALAPLERGEVTVEGQSIVLSGVATTPKEAGAAEAALLVLPEGWSAETDLTTLDDGAPFALDIEAEDGNVTWQGGKLPLSVDPLDLDTAYGAPVAGDITVSKIGQGEADFAGAAQAGMMALAHLMRGRLRIEGKTLALTGLAADPSAAAAARAELEGLPEAVSPMVELDLNDDGKPFALSLVKSAGGLQASGKLPAAMQDDDLGALARQPLRGEVVVARIGAEEEVFSSLARAALKAIAPMKTAEVALGEAGLDFVALAPTPNEAEEAEAALAPVAGQVPVSIQIDVEDDGQPFALVVDKSPEGAWSASGKVPAVLEGFDYGAAAGVAALATEGVSVARIGGEAQGFADAVPPGLAALAVLNSGRLTVREGAVELEGEADDPAMAAEAEAALSALPEGFAPALALELVEDGTPPAFTFSYAVTNGGSLSGKLPAGLTPTEIAELAGLGQLSGTPGQSRDDDTGAEAMRGALAALGPWLGEIEEVALVLAEDGTVSADVTASPGVDGELLQARLTEALGGAVTLAVAQAEAAEGARRSNPATGEQQQLSGGVWLPVVEGLDTTVAGCNAATQAALEGERIGFVTGAFRLDAASFRAVNGVAAVALACAEAGMVLELGGHTDATGNPESNKALSQRRAEVVAAALVARGVPQAALSAVGYGAEQPVADNETEEGRAANRRTTLDWRE from the coding sequence GTGCGCAAGCTCTTGGGCGGTGCAGTTTTGGTGGGAGGCGTGCTGGCACTGGGGCTTTATGCCGGAGCACGCCCGGCCCATTCCATCGAGGACCGGGTAGGCGAACAGGCGGCTGCGGCGGTGCAGGGCGCGGTGCACGGACTCGCGGCCGAAGTGCGCGGGCGCGATATCGTGCTGACCGGGATGGCGGATGGCGAGGCCGAGCATGGCCGGGTGATGGCGGCGCTCGACGCCGTGCCGGGGCGCCGCGTGGTGCGCTCTGAGGCCGAGATCCTGCCGCTGGCCGACCCCTACAGGCTTCACGGGGCCCGCGGGCCGGGTGGCCCGGTGTGGGAGGGCAATGTGCCCAGCGAGGCGGCGCGCGCTGCCCTGTCGGAAGAAATCGGTGCCGAGGCGGCGGGCGGTCTGACCCTTGCCGCGGGCAGCCCCGCCGGTTGGGGCGATGCGGCAATGGTTGCGGCCCAGGCCCTTGCGCCTCTGGAACGCGGCGAGGTGACGGTGGAGGGGCAGTCCATAGTGCTTTCGGGCGTGGCGACCACGCCCAAGGAAGCCGGGGCGGCAGAGGCCGCGCTGCTGGTGCTGCCCGAGGGCTGGAGCGCCGAGACCGACCTGACGACGCTGGATGATGGCGCGCCCTTTGCCCTCGATATCGAGGCCGAGGACGGCAACGTGACATGGCAGGGCGGGAAGCTGCCGCTTTCGGTCGATCCGCTCGACCTCGACACCGCCTACGGGGCACCCGTGGCGGGGGATATCACCGTGTCGAAGATCGGACAGGGCGAGGCGGATTTTGCCGGGGCTGCGCAGGCCGGGATGATGGCGCTGGCGCATCTGATGCGCGGGCGGCTCCGGATCGAGGGGAAGACGCTGGCGCTGACCGGCCTTGCCGCCGACCCGAGCGCCGCCGCCGCCGCGCGGGCCGAGCTGGAGGGGTTGCCCGAGGCGGTGTCTCCGATGGTCGAGCTGGATCTGAACGATGACGGCAAGCCCTTTGCCCTCAGCCTCGTGAAATCCGCCGGCGGCCTTCAGGCAAGCGGCAAGCTGCCCGCCGCGATGCAGGACGATGACCTTGGCGCGCTGGCCAGGCAGCCGCTGCGGGGCGAGGTTGTGGTGGCCCGGATCGGCGCGGAGGAGGAGGTGTTTTCCTCCCTCGCACGGGCGGCGCTGAAGGCGATTGCCCCGATGAAGACGGCCGAGGTGGCGCTGGGCGAGGCGGGGCTGGATTTCGTGGCGCTGGCCCCCACGCCGAACGAGGCCGAAGAGGCGGAGGCGGCGCTGGCCCCCGTGGCCGGGCAGGTGCCGGTGTCGATCCAGATCGACGTTGAGGATGATGGCCAGCCCTTTGCACTGGTGGTCGACAAGTCGCCGGAAGGCGCGTGGAGCGCAAGTGGCAAGGTGCCCGCCGTGCTGGAGGGCTTCGACTACGGCGCTGCCGCCGGAGTCGCGGCGCTGGCGACGGAGGGGGTGAGCGTGGCGCGGATCGGCGGCGAGGCGCAGGGTTTTGCCGATGCGGTGCCGCCGGGGCTGGCGGCGCTCGCGGTGCTGAACTCGGGCCGGCTGACGGTGCGCGAGGGGGCGGTGGAGCTTGAGGGCGAGGCCGATGACCCCGCCATGGCGGCAGAGGCGGAGGCGGCGCTTTCGGCGCTGCCCGAGGGGTTTGCGCCCGCTCTGGCGCTGGAGCTGGTGGAGGACGGAACACCGCCGGCCTTCACCTTTTCTTACGCGGTGACGAATGGCGGCAGCCTGAGTGGCAAGCTGCCTGCCGGGCTGACCCCGACCGAGATTGCCGAGCTCGCCGGGCTTGGACAGTTGAGCGGCACGCCGGGACAATCGCGCGACGATGACACCGGGGCCGAGGCGATGCGGGGCGCGCTGGCGGCGCTGGGCCCCTGGCTGGGCGAGATCGAGGAGGTGGCGCTGGTTCTGGCCGAGGATGGCACGGTGAGCGCCGATGTGACCGCGAGCCCGGGCGTGGATGGCGAGCTGCTTCAGGCACGCCTCACCGAGGCACTGGGCGGCGCGGTGACGCTGGCGGTGGCGCAGGCTGAGGCTGCGGAAGGTGCGCGGCGCAGCAATCCGGCGACGGGTGAGCAGCAACAGCTTTCGGGCGGGGTCTGGCTGCCTGTGGTCGAGGGTCTCGACACCACGGTTGCGGGCTGCAACGCGGCGACCCAAGCGGCGCTGGAGGGCGAGCGGATCGGCTTTGTCACCGGGGCGTTCCGGCTGGATGCGGCCTCGTTCCGGGCGGTCAACGGCGTGGCTGCCGTGGCGCTGGCCTGCGCCGAGGCGGGCATGGTGCTGGAGCTGGGGGGGCACACCGATGCCACCGGCAATCCCGAAAGCAACAAGGCGCTGAGCCAGCGTCGCGCCGAGGTGGTGGCCGCCGCCCTGGTGGCACGCGGCGTGCCGCAGGCGGCCCTGAGTGCCGTGGGCTACGGCGCCGAGCAGCCGGTGGCCGACAACGAGACCGAAGAGGGACGCGCCGCAAACCGCCGCACAACCCTCGACTGGCGAGAGTAG